A region of the Myxococcus stipitatus DSM 14675 genome:
ACCCCCTGAGCCCAATCCCTTTCATCGACAGGTCATCACAGACCCAGCCCTGGGGTACTATGCAAGGACTGACAGGGTCATGATCCAAAATTTGTCGCAGCGGTGAACCAATTTTGTCACCCCCCTCCCCCCGTGCGGGGAGCGGACCTGGGATATCAGGCATTTGGCTTGAAACCAGTTGTCGGGCACGAGACGTGCTTCTGCTCCAGGGTGGGGAGGAACCGCCACATGTCTCAACGTCCCAACGTGACGAAGGAAAACGACGTCTGGGTGCTCCGCATCGAGAAGGACAACGGGAAGGTCCAAGAATACCGGTGCGCGACGGAGAACCAGGCGCGGCAGTTGGCGCTCATCATGTCCAAGCCGGACACCGGAGGGCCGCCGAGGCCCCCTTCGCCGCCGCGCTAGCCGTCCTCGAAGCCTCCGCGATGAGGTAAGGCACGGGCCAGGAGCCGCCCGTGTCCCTCATGCTCGAATCCCACTTCGTCGACTCCCAGGGGCTGCGCTTGCACGTGCGCCACCGTCCTGGGGCTCCCACCGCGCCCGCCGTGCTCTTCCTCCATGGCTGGCTGGACCACACCCACAGCTTCGATGCTGTCCTCGAGCACGTCCCCGCGCACTGGCGGCTGGTGCTGCTCGACTTCCGAGGCATGGGCAGGAGCGCGCACGCGCCCCCCGAGTCCCACTACCAATCCGGTGAGCACCTCCTGGACGTGGAGGCCGCGCTCGATGGCATGCGCCTGTCCCAGGCATACCTCGTGGGCCACTCGCTGGGCGGCATCATCGGCACCACCTACGCGGCCTCGCGCCCGGAGCGCGTCCTGGGCCTGTCGCTCATCGAGAGCATGGGCCCCTTGGGCGGCGCGGCCGAAGTCACGGTGGAGCGACTGCGCTCCTTCCTCAACGACACGCGCAGGCCGCCGCGCCGCAAGGTCTACCCGACGGTGGAGGACGCCGCCGCGCGCCTGCGGGAGACCAACCCCACGCTGCCCCTGTCCGCCGCGATGTACCTGGTGCGCCACGGCACCGAGCGCGTCGAGGGAGGCGTGGCCTTCACCTTCGACCCACGCCACCGCCGCCGCTTCGCCCAGGGCTACGACGAGGCCCAGTGGCTGGCCATCCAGGCCGCCCTCACCTGTCCGGTGCAGGTCATCCGAGGCGAGCAAGGCCTCTGGCCCGACGCGGAGAAGCTGGACCGCCGGCAAGAGGCGCTTCGCACGCTCGTTGCACCACCGGTGATGATTGCCGGAGGCCACCACGTGCACCTGGAGCAGCCCGCTGAAGTCGCTCGGGCGCTCACCGACTTCATCCGCTGAGGCCCTCATCCGGGCAGAAGGTCGGGAAAAGTCTTTCACCCTCCAGGGCAATGCCGTTCCCTCCGAAGCACACGGCGGCGACTGCGCATCCCAACCCCTTGAATTCAGGACAGCAGCCTAGTTCCCCCGGGTTGGTATGGCATTTGGATTGGGGAGGGGTCGGTGGAGCACGCACCGGACCCTGACGGGTGTGTGTGGGGAGAAGGGTGAGGAGCGGAACATGGGGATGGGGCAGAGGGGGCGAGTCCTCGCATCGGCGGTGCTCGTCGCCACCCTGGTTGCCTGCCACGAGGGGGATGAAACCCGCGCGGTGCAGGCCACGGCGGTGGTGGACATGGACGTGCTCGACTTCGGCGACGTGCCGGTAGGCGAGTGGCGGGAGCGTGAAGTGCGCATCCGCAACATCGGCTATGTGCCCTTCTTCGCCATCGAGGCACTGCCCATCGTCGGAAACCCCTCCTACGAGGTGGAGCTGCAGGACGGCGGCGGCCGGGTGATGCCGGGCCAGTCGCACGTGGTGCGCGTGCGCTTCCATCCGCTGGCGGAGGGCGTCACCGAAGAGACCGTCCACGTCACCACCGACGCCAACCAGGGCTCGAACGCCCAGGTGCAGGTCACCGGCCTGGGCACCCCCACGCAGATTGGCATCGACCCGCCCGTGCTGGACTACGAGACGCTGGAGGTGGACAGCGACCGCGCGCTGGAGGTCACCATCACCAACCCGGTGGATCTGCCGCTGACGCTCGTCGTGCGAGGCAACTCGCCGGACCCCTTCACGCCCGACACCATCACCATTCCGCCCCAGTCCTCGCGCAAGGTGAGCACGCAGTACCTGCCCCGCGCGCTGGGCGCCATGGACGCGCGCCTGGAGGTGCGCTCGTGCGAGCACTGCACGCCGTCAGTGGTGGAGCTCAAGGGCCACTCCGTCGCCAACGCCTTCGTGTTCGACCCGGCCCCCGTGCCATTCGACTTGATTCCGGTGCATGAGCGCACGCAGTCGTACACGCGCGCGCGCAACATCACCTGGCGGCCCGTCACCATCGACTCGCTCATCACCAGCGACCACGCCTTCGTGCCGCTCTCCAAGCCGGAGGGCTCCACGGTGCAGCCGGGCGAGGTGGTGGAGCTGAAGATGGAGTTCGCCGCGCGCTACTCCGGCCCCAACATCGGCGACCTCAAGGTCCACTACGCCTCCGACAAGCCTCGGCAGTCGGAGGTCATCCTGGATGCGCGAGGCGGGCGCCCCACCCTCGCGGTGACGCCCGTGATGCTGGACTTCGGCGAGCTGCCCGTGGGCGGCAAGGTGGAGCAGTCCATCCGCATCACCAACGCGGGCACGAACGGCTCCCTGAAGTTCACGGGCGTGACGGCGGATGGCGACAGCGGGCAGTTCAGCGTGGACGTGCCCACGCGCGGCACCCAGCGCTATCCGTGGTCCGCGGGCACGTGGCCCCAGCTGGACACGCCGGGGCTGGATGTCGCCCCCGGCAACGACGCGCTGGAGCTGAAGGTCTACTTCGAGCCCGTCGCGGAGGGCACCTTCCGGGCGCGGCTGCGCGTGCGCTCGGATGACCTCTTCAACCCCGAGCGCGAAATCATCCTCACGGGTCGCTCGCGCACCAGCGGGCCCTGCGAGTACGAGCTCATGCCCCAGCCGGTGATGGACTTCGGCAACGTGGTGCCCGGCAAGGGCGCGGTGCTGGGCTTCCGCTTCCGCAACCCGGGCCGCGGCGAGTGCGCGGTG
Encoded here:
- a CDS encoding choice-of-anchor D domain-containing protein gives rise to the protein MGMGQRGRVLASAVLVATLVACHEGDETRAVQATAVVDMDVLDFGDVPVGEWREREVRIRNIGYVPFFAIEALPIVGNPSYEVELQDGGGRVMPGQSHVVRVRFHPLAEGVTEETVHVTTDANQGSNAQVQVTGLGTPTQIGIDPPVLDYETLEVDSDRALEVTITNPVDLPLTLVVRGNSPDPFTPDTITIPPQSSRKVSTQYLPRALGAMDARLEVRSCEHCTPSVVELKGHSVANAFVFDPAPVPFDLIPVHERTQSYTRARNITWRPVTIDSLITSDHAFVPLSKPEGSTVQPGEVVELKMEFAARYSGPNIGDLKVHYASDKPRQSEVILDARGGRPTLAVTPVMLDFGELPVGGKVEQSIRITNAGTNGSLKFTGVTADGDSGQFSVDVPTRGTQRYPWSAGTWPQLDTPGLDVAPGNDALELKVYFEPVAEGTFRARLRVRSDDLFNPEREIILTGRSRTSGPCEYELMPQPVMDFGNVVPGKGAVLGFRFRNPGRGECAVKDIHLSNDANGAFFMPGGKLTGGIVLYDSAFSAMVAFRPSAEGEYAGELKLTVNNPAAPTVTLPLKGVSKASCLVASPPYVDFGPIRYDCAAPPRKTYVANRCSEPITVTGATLGHGTSGQFTLVGPIALPRTLLPTEGFELEVDYARNVLGQHFTPLYLHVANEAAPFLIPLIGETNHEGIQVDRYTQGTDSQLDVLFVISNTTTMAPYQQRLRSAIPGWLEYARQQQVDLRMGVTTTGLVPRGPQCGGGANGGEAGRLFPADGSHARVISSAGPHAATELQANVEVGLCHNLVQGLATMRQALSAPLSEQTDDPRTALPNDGNWGFVRPAARMAVVVLADEDDNSGFSPDSFIQFLQTLKGTGMAHRSQLYALVPTDNRCSTAGGDADRFIEVARGTGGRADSICEGSYRSLLDSVIQRAGEPQADFPLTADPTGDGEMAVRVQGQPVPENQWTYDAVANAIVFEPAAVPRPGQAVEVRYRSVCKTQPVSPP
- a CDS encoding alpha/beta fold hydrolase, encoding MSLMLESHFVDSQGLRLHVRHRPGAPTAPAVLFLHGWLDHTHSFDAVLEHVPAHWRLVLLDFRGMGRSAHAPPESHYQSGEHLLDVEAALDGMRLSQAYLVGHSLGGIIGTTYAASRPERVLGLSLIESMGPLGGAAEVTVERLRSFLNDTRRPPRRKVYPTVEDAAARLRETNPTLPLSAAMYLVRHGTERVEGGVAFTFDPRHRRRFAQGYDEAQWLAIQAALTCPVQVIRGEQGLWPDAEKLDRRQEALRTLVAPPVMIAGGHHVHLEQPAEVARALTDFIR